The sequence below is a genomic window from Bradyrhizobium septentrionale.
AGGTCGAGGTATGGTTTTCGATCTTGCAGGGGCAGTCGCTCAGCGGCACCTCCTTCACAAGCCTCACGCAGCTTCAGGAGCACATCGATGCCTACGTCAACGCATACAACGACAGAGCCGAGCCCTTCGTCTGGACCAAGAAAAAGGTCCGTCAACGCCGTTTCAAAGGCCGCCGTATCACTCAGCTCTGATTCTGGGTACTAGCCCGTCCTATTCGTGAGAGTGCGTTTTTTAGTCCGCTTGATGTGGCCGCACATCTGCTCTGACGAGGCGCGCGGGATTGCCTTCGGCTTTTCACCGCCTGACCGACCCGTACTTTGCAACGCGCTTGAGGTGTAGGTTGGGCGAACGGGGGGCGGATGCCCCGCCGGTCAAGGACCGAGCGGCAGCAGCGCGCCTGGCAAGCCGCGGATCAGGTCGGCTTCGGGACATGCCGCGGCAAACGCAAGGCGAATGCGGCTCGTGGTCTCGACGACACGGGCAGCGAGTTTCAAGAGACGAAGACGCAGCGTCGCGAACTCGGCTGTGGCCAATTCCCGGGCTTTGGGAATCGCGTCGCGCACGGTCAGCATCAGCCAATAAGCGGCGGTGTGGAGAACGAGGCGGACTTGATTGGCGAGCGCCGAACGGCAGCTGGTGCGATCGGAGGCGAGCTGTGTCTTATGCAGCTTGATCAGATTCTCGGCTTGGCCGCGCGCGCAATACAGGCTGTCGTAGATCCACTCGGCCGAGCCGACATCGAGGCTGGTGACGACGAAACGGATGTCGAGGCCGAGCATCGTCGCCTCAATACGGGCGACGGTACGCCGTTCGCGATCCCAGGACTTGGCCTTGTGGCGCGTCTCGGTATAGCCACGCAGAACCGGCAGGTTCTCGATGGCGCGTCGCGTGCGGATGTCGTCGGCGGCCTCGTCGAGTTTTCTGGCGAGCGGCTTGGTGCCGGACAGACCGAAGATGTAGTCGATGCCGTTGGTCTCGCACCACGCCATGGCCTCCGGCCGGGCATAGTGCCCGTCGCCACGGAACGTAATTCGCGTGTTGTGCCACCGCGTCCGGATATGCCGGATCAGGCGGCGCAGATGGGCACGCACCTCGACGCCGCCCGGCGTCTTGCCGGGCCGCAACACGACCGCCACGGGCCGGCTCTTCTCCGTGTCGTAGACGTGGATCGGCAGGAAGCAGCGTTCGTCATAATGAGCGTTGAACAGCGAGAGCTGCTGATGGCCGTGGACGACATCGCAGGTATCATCGATGTCGAGCGTGACGGATGCCGGCTCGCGCGGGTAGCTATCCATCCATGCGTCGACCAAAGTGTAGGTCAGTCGGATCACGTCGCGCAGGCGCGGAGCATTCTCCAGCCGCGACAGCGTCGGTTGGGAACACAGATCGCGACCCGTGTCCGGCAGCCGTCCGCAGGCCAGCTTGAATGCGGGATCGGACCGCAGATGATCGAGGTCGTCGGCGTCCTCGTAGCCGCAGCAGATCGCGAACATGCGCGCGCGGAACATATCGACAAGGCTGTGCACGACCCGCGTCGGATCGCGCCGATCCGGGAACACCCGGGCCAAATTGTCGGCCAAGCCGAGACGCCGCTCGGCCATCGCCAGAAGCATCACGCCCCCGTTCGAGGTCAGCCGACCGCCATCGAAGGCAGCTGTGACTTTCTTGGCGTGAACGGCTGGAAACGAGAAGGGCAGAATCGTATCGTCGGTCATGGCGGGCGTGGCGTTCGCGGTTGAGGTGATGGGGTTGGCTTCGCAACCGAATCCTACGCCGCATCAGCGCTTTACACCACGCTCGCCAGCCTCTCAGGCGCACTCTGACGAATAAGACGGGCTAGACTGCCTGTCGCGCGTGATGGAGGTGTCCATGCTGATGACGGCTCACACCGGTGTGTCGGATTATCTGGCAGCCGTGCAACGGCTCGTGCCTCTCATCGACGAGCATCGAGGAAGCTTCGATACGGAGCGCCGGATTCCCGACGCGGTGTTCATCGCGCTGGCCGAGGCCGGACTATTCCGCCTTTATCTGCCGAAGGTGCTGGGCGGGCCCGAGCTGTCGCCGTTCGATTTCATGAGCGTCGTCGAAGCCGCTTGCGCGCTTGACGGTTCGGTCGGCTGGCTGGTTGGCAATGGCGCGGGAATGAGCCGGATCGGAGGGTATCTGCCGGAAACAGTGGTTCGCGACTGGTTCGCCGACCCTCACACGTTCATTGCCAGCGCGACCGGAGCCGTCGGCGTGGCGGAACGTGTGGCCGGAGGCTATCGCGTCAGCGGGCGGTGGCCGTTCGGCAGCGGCGCCCATCACGCCACAAGGTTCATGGGACTGGCCAACGTCAAGGCCGCCGACGGTGAGAGCGAACCGCCATTGTGCTGCTATTTCGCGAAGTGCGATGTCACCATTCACGACAACTGGTTCGTTTCCGGTCTGCGCGCCACCGGCAGCTGCGATTTTGAAGTCCGCGACGTCTTTGTCTCCGCCGACCACACGCATCCGTTGGTCGACTTCAAGCCGACGCAGCCGGGTTTGATCTACCGCTTGCCCGGCCTGTCGGCGTTTGCATCGACCATCTCGGCCGTTCCACTCGGGATCGCGCGGGGGGCGATCGACGCATTTATTGCGCTTGCCGGCCGGAAGGCGCGACTAGGGAGCACTCTGTTGCTGCGCGAGAGTGAACTCGTTCAGGCGATGGTGGGGCGTGCGGAAACGGCACTGCACGCCGCGCGTGCCTTGCTGGTGGATGCAATGGCGGAGCTCATGATGGCAACCGATGTCGGCGGGGATCGTCTCTTGCAGGCGCGCGCCGCGTTTCGAGCGGCCTGCAGCAATGCAACCGAATGCGCGCTGCAGATTGTCGATAGCATCGCGGCCAACGCCGGCACCGCGGCCATCTTCGAGTCCGGAAAGTTGGAGCGTGCGGTTCGCGACGTCCAGGCGGCGGCCAAGCATGTGGCGGTAAGTCCGAACAACTACACCATCGTCGGGCGGCTTGCGCTGGGGCTCGAACCCGGCACCACGCGCGTCTGACCATCAGGCGTCAGCGCGTCGGAAAGGCCCGCTGAACAGCGCGCGCTCGGTTTCCACCGTCTCGTAGATGTAATCCGCCACCGCGCGGATGCGGGCGAGGTCCTTGCTGTCGGCGTGCATCAGAAGCCAGAAGGTGCGGGAGATCCGCACCTCGTCCGGCAGCACCGGCGCCAACTCGGGGTGGGCGGTCGCCATGAAGTGCGGCAGCACGGCGATGCCGAAGCCGGCGATGGTGGCGTTGAGCTGCGCGATCAGATTGGCGCTGCGGAATTTTGCCGAGATTTTCGGCGAGACCTGCGGCAGATAGTCCAGCTCCGGCGTGAACAACAGCTCCTCGATGTAGCCGACGAAGCGGTGCTGCGGCAGGTCGGCGCGCGCGGCAATCCTTGGCGCCTGCGCGAGATAGGTAGGTGCGGCATAAAGCCCGAGCGTGTAGTCCAAGAGTTTGCGGCCGACGATGCGGCCTTCCTTCGGCATGGTCAGGCTGATCGCGATGTCGGCCTCGCGCTTGGAGAGCGAGAACAGCCGCGCGGTGGCAACGAGCTGCAGATCGAGGTCGGGATACCGCTCGGTGAACTTGACCAGCCGTGAGGCCAGGAAGTGGCTGCCGAAGCCGTCGGGCGCGCCGATCCGCACCGTGCCGGTGAGATGCGCGCGCGAGCCGCCGACCGCCTCCTGGTTGGCGACGATGGTCGATTCCATCGCCTCGGCGCTGTCGGCGACGCGCTGGCCGGCCTCTGTCAGCAGATAGCCGGTCTTGCGGCGATCAAACAGTTTTGCGGAGAGGTGGCGCTCCAGCCGGTCGACACGCCGGATCACTGTGGCATGATCGACGCCGAGCTGCTTGGCGGCAGCCGAAACCGACCCGCCGCGCACGATCGCCAGCACGAAGCGGAAGTCGTCCCAGTCGATCGCGTCGCCGCCTTGATCCTGCATTTCCGCACATCTATGGTGCAATTTATCGGACTTGAATCCTATAAAATGCAGGGTCATTAGGGTTTGTAAAGCGATCTCGCCGCCGGCCGCGGCGATTCAGGTCTCCAAGGGAGGATATTCATGCGCTCGATCGGACATTTCATCGGTGGCAAGGAGGTCAAGGGCACATCGGGCCGCACGGCCGACGTCTTCGAGCCGATGACCGGCGAGGTCCAGGCCAAGGTGGCGCTGGCCTCCAAGGCGGAAGTCCGCGCCGCGGTCGAGAACGCCAAGGCAGCGCAGCCCGAGTGGGCCGCCACCAATCCGCAGCGCCGCGCGCGCGTCATGATGAAATTCGTCGAACTGGTGCAGCGCGACTACGACAAGCTCGCCGAGCTATTGGCACGCGAGCACGGCAAGACGGTTCCCGATGCCAAGGGTGACATCCAGCGCGGCCTCGAGGTCGCCGAGTTCGCTTGCGGCATCCCGCATCTGATGAAGGGCGAGTACACCGAAGGCGCCGGCCCCGGCATCGACATCTATTCGATGCGGCAGCCGCTCGGTGTCGTCGCAGGCATCACGCCGTTCAACTTCCCGGCGATGATCCCGATGTGGAAGTTTGCGCCGGCGATCGCCTGCGGCAATGCGTTCATCCTCAAGCCCTCCGAGCGCGATCCCGGCGTGCCGATGAAACTCGCCGAGCTGATGATGGAGGCGGGCCTGCCGGCCGGCATCCTCAACGTCGTCAACGGCGACAAGGAAGCGGTCGACGGCATCCTCGACGATCCCGACATCAAGGCGGTCGGCTTCGTCGGCTCGACCCCGATCGCGCAATACATCTACGAGCGCGCCGCGCAGACCGGCAAGCGTTGCCAGTGTTTTGGCGGCGCCAAGAACCACGCCATCATCATGCCCGACGCCGACATGGACCAGACCGTCGATGCGCTGATCGGCGCCGGCTACGGCTCGGCCGGCGAGCGCTGCATGGCGGTGTCGGTTGCCGTCCCGGTCGGCAAGACCACTGCCGACCGTCTGATGGAAAAGCTGATCCCGCGCGTCGAGTCGCTCAAGATCGGCACCTCGGTCGATCCGTCGGCCGATTACGGTCCGCTGGTGACCCGCGAGGCGGTCGAGAAGGTCAAGAGCTACATCGACATCGGCATCAAGGAAGGCGCGACGCTCGCCGTCGACGGCCGCGGCTTCAAGATGCAGGGCTACGAGAAGGGCTTCTATCTCGGCGGTTCGCTGTTCGACAACGTCACCAAGGACATGCGGATCTACAAGGAGGAGATCTTTGGGCCGGTGCTCTCGGTGGTGCGCGCGCACGACTATCAGGAGGCGCTGGCGCTGCCGTCGGAGCATGACTACGGCAACGGCGTTGCGATCTTCACCCGCGACGGCGACACCGCGCGCGACTTCGCGGCCAAGGTCAATGTCGGCATGGTCGGCGTCAACGTGCCGATCCCGGTGCCGATCGCCTACTACACCTTCGGCGGCTGGAAGAAGTCGGGCTTCGGCGATCTCAACCAGCACGGTCCGGACTCGGTCCGCTTCTACACCAAGACCAAGACGGTGACCTCGCGCTGGCCGTCCGGCGTCAAGGATGGTGCGGAGTTCTCGATCCCGACGATGAAGTAGGTCCTTTCAGGGCGAGGCAAAGATGCAGTTCGCTCTCAACGAGGACCAGATCGCGGTTCGCGACATGGCGCGGGCGTTTGCGGCGGAGAAGATCGCGCCGCACGCGCTCGAATGGGACGAGAAGAAGCACTTTCCTGTTGACGTGATGCGCGAGGCCGCCGGCCTCGGCATCGGCGGCATCTATATCAAGGACGATGTCGGCGGCTCGGCGATGACGCGGTTTGACGCCGCGCTGATCTTCGAGGCGCTTGCGACGGGTTGCCCGACCACGTCGGCCTTTATCTCGATCCACAACATGGCGTCCTGGATGATCGATGCCTATGGCAACGACACCCAGCGCCATAAGTGGCTGCCGAAGCTCTGCACCATGGAGCTGATCGCCAGCTACTGCCTGACCGAGCCGGGCGCCGGCTCCGACGCGGCCGCGTTGCGCACCCGTGCGGTGCGCGACGGCGATCATTACGTGCTCAACGGCCAGAAGCAGTTCATCTCCGGCGCCGGCTCGACCGACCTGCTGGTGGCGATGGTGCGGACCGGCGGCGATGGTCCGGGCGGCGTCTCGACTGTTGTCATCGACGGCAAGACGCCGGGCGTATCGTTCGGCGCCAACGAGCGCAAGATGGGCTGGAATGCGCAGCCGACCCGCGCTGTCGTGTTCGAGAACGTGCGCGTGCCGGTCGCGAACCGGCTCGGCGAGGAGGGCATCGGCTTCAAGATCGCGATGGCCGGCCTCGACGGCGGCCGGCTCAACATCGCGGCGTGCTCGCTCGGCGGTGCGCAGTCAGCACTCGACAAGGCGCTGGCCTACATGAAGGACCGCAAGGCGTTCGGCAAACGCCTCGACGAATTCCAGGCGCTGCAGTTCAAGATCGCCGACATGGCGACCGAATTGGAGGCCGCACGCACCTTCCTGTGGCGCGCCGCGGCGGCGCTCGACCGCAAGGACCCGGATGCCTCCATGCTCTGTGCAATGGCAAAACGGTTCGGCACCGATGTCGGCTTCGAGGTCGCCAACCAGGCGCTACAGTTGCATGGCGGCTACGGCTACCTCAGCGAATACGGCGTCGAGAAGATCGTGCGCGATCTGCGCGTGCACCAGATCCTCGAAGGCACCAATGAAATCATGCGGCTGATCGTGTCGCGCAAGCTGATCGAGGGCGCGCGATGAATGATGCGGCTTCTGCCGAAGGCGATCTGATCGCGCGCAGGGAGGGATCGGCCGGCATCATCCGGCTCAACCGGCCGAAGGCGATCAATGCCGTGACGCTGGAGATGTTCCACGACATCGACAGGGCGCTCGACCTGTTCGAAGCCGATCCTGATGTCGCGGTCATTTTGCTGGAAGGCGCCGGCGAGCGCGGCCTGTGCGCCGGCGGCGATATCCGCGCGCTCTGGGAAAGCTCCAAGGTCAAGGGTGACCTCGGCAAGATCCTGTGGCGCGACGAGTACATCCTCAACGCACGGATCAAGACATTCCCAAAACCCTATGTCGCCTTCATGGACGGCATCGTGATGGGCGGCGGCGTCGGCCTGTCGGCGCACAGCCGCCACCGCGTGGTGACGGAGCGAACCAAGCTCGCGATGCCTGAGGTTGGTCTCGGCTTCTTCCCCGATGTCGGCGGCACCTATCTGCTGTCGCGTTCACCCGGCGAGGTCGGCACCTATTTTGGGCTGACCGGCACCACCATGAATGGTCCGGACGCGATCTACGCGAAGTTCGCCGACGCGGTGGTGCCGAGCGCCAAGCTCCCCGCGTTGCGCGAGGCGCTGACCAAGATTGCTCCGGGCACGACATCCACCGAGATCGATCGCCTGATCGCAGGCTTCGCCACCGGCGAGACATCCGGCCCTGTTG
It includes:
- a CDS encoding IS1380-like element ISBdi2 family transposase — encoded protein: MTDDTILPFSFPAVHAKKVTAAFDGGRLTSNGGVMLLAMAERRLGLADNLARVFPDRRDPTRVVHSLVDMFRARMFAICCGYEDADDLDHLRSDPAFKLACGRLPDTGRDLCSQPTLSRLENAPRLRDVIRLTYTLVDAWMDSYPREPASVTLDIDDTCDVVHGHQQLSLFNAHYDERCFLPIHVYDTEKSRPVAVVLRPGKTPGGVEVRAHLRRLIRHIRTRWHNTRITFRGDGHYARPEAMAWCETNGIDYIFGLSGTKPLARKLDEAADDIRTRRAIENLPVLRGYTETRHKAKSWDRERRTVARIEATMLGLDIRFVVTSLDVGSAEWIYDSLYCARGQAENLIKLHKTQLASDRTSCRSALANQVRLVLHTAAYWLMLTVRDAIPKARELATAEFATLRLRLLKLAARVVETTSRIRLAFAAACPEADLIRGLPGALLPLGP
- a CDS encoding acyl-CoA dehydrogenase family protein; this translates as MLMTAHTGVSDYLAAVQRLVPLIDEHRGSFDTERRIPDAVFIALAEAGLFRLYLPKVLGGPELSPFDFMSVVEAACALDGSVGWLVGNGAGMSRIGGYLPETVVRDWFADPHTFIASATGAVGVAERVAGGYRVSGRWPFGSGAHHATRFMGLANVKAADGESEPPLCCYFAKCDVTIHDNWFVSGLRATGSCDFEVRDVFVSADHTHPLVDFKPTQPGLIYRLPGLSAFASTISAVPLGIARGAIDAFIALAGRKARLGSTLLLRESELVQAMVGRAETALHAARALLVDAMAELMMATDVGGDRLLQARAAFRAACSNATECALQIVDSIAANAGTAAIFESGKLERAVRDVQAAAKHVAVSPNNYTIVGRLALGLEPGTTRV
- a CDS encoding LysR family transcriptional regulator gives rise to the protein MQDQGGDAIDWDDFRFVLAIVRGGSVSAAAKQLGVDHATVIRRVDRLERHLSAKLFDRRKTGYLLTEAGQRVADSAEAMESTIVANQEAVGGSRAHLTGTVRIGAPDGFGSHFLASRLVKFTERYPDLDLQLVATARLFSLSKREADIAISLTMPKEGRIVGRKLLDYTLGLYAAPTYLAQAPRIAARADLPQHRFVGYIEELLFTPELDYLPQVSPKISAKFRSANLIAQLNATIAGFGIAVLPHFMATAHPELAPVLPDEVRISRTFWLLMHADSKDLARIRAVADYIYETVETERALFSGPFRRADA
- a CDS encoding CoA-acylating methylmalonate-semialdehyde dehydrogenase, which codes for MRSIGHFIGGKEVKGTSGRTADVFEPMTGEVQAKVALASKAEVRAAVENAKAAQPEWAATNPQRRARVMMKFVELVQRDYDKLAELLAREHGKTVPDAKGDIQRGLEVAEFACGIPHLMKGEYTEGAGPGIDIYSMRQPLGVVAGITPFNFPAMIPMWKFAPAIACGNAFILKPSERDPGVPMKLAELMMEAGLPAGILNVVNGDKEAVDGILDDPDIKAVGFVGSTPIAQYIYERAAQTGKRCQCFGGAKNHAIIMPDADMDQTVDALIGAGYGSAGERCMAVSVAVPVGKTTADRLMEKLIPRVESLKIGTSVDPSADYGPLVTREAVEKVKSYIDIGIKEGATLAVDGRGFKMQGYEKGFYLGGSLFDNVTKDMRIYKEEIFGPVLSVVRAHDYQEALALPSEHDYGNGVAIFTRDGDTARDFAAKVNVGMVGVNVPIPVPIAYYTFGGWKKSGFGDLNQHGPDSVRFYTKTKTVTSRWPSGVKDGAEFSIPTMK
- a CDS encoding isobutyryl-CoA dehydrogenase, whose product is MQFALNEDQIAVRDMARAFAAEKIAPHALEWDEKKHFPVDVMREAAGLGIGGIYIKDDVGGSAMTRFDAALIFEALATGCPTTSAFISIHNMASWMIDAYGNDTQRHKWLPKLCTMELIASYCLTEPGAGSDAAALRTRAVRDGDHYVLNGQKQFISGAGSTDLLVAMVRTGGDGPGGVSTVVIDGKTPGVSFGANERKMGWNAQPTRAVVFENVRVPVANRLGEEGIGFKIAMAGLDGGRLNIAACSLGGAQSALDKALAYMKDRKAFGKRLDEFQALQFKIADMATELEAARTFLWRAAAALDRKDPDASMLCAMAKRFGTDVGFEVANQALQLHGGYGYLSEYGVEKIVRDLRVHQILEGTNEIMRLIVSRKLIEGAR
- a CDS encoding enoyl-CoA hydratase/isomerase family protein, translating into MNDAASAEGDLIARREGSAGIIRLNRPKAINAVTLEMFHDIDRALDLFEADPDVAVILLEGAGERGLCAGGDIRALWESSKVKGDLGKILWRDEYILNARIKTFPKPYVAFMDGIVMGGGVGLSAHSRHRVVTERTKLAMPEVGLGFFPDVGGTYLLSRSPGEVGTYFGLTGTTMNGPDAIYAKFADAVVPSAKLPALREALTKIAPGTTSTEIDRLIAGFATGETSGPVAAMQAKIDGWFACARMEDIIDALKADGSDLAQATLKTLAEKSPRGMVVTLKLLRLARAAATLEECLVREYRAALEVFASDDFREGVRAAVIDKDRNPKWSPTRIEDVTPEMVAPYFAEIGADELKFPDSK